One Chloroflexota bacterium genomic window carries:
- a CDS encoding NAD-dependent malic enzyme — MSWERKLMRTVQCQNDAVLGTLARLFDVIAAAGGNVGQVQLIKEDHNRVVRDITIFADDEAQLEHVLDAMRTNPGTRVLEVRDEVLELHRQGKIAIRSRFAIDSVETLRRVYTPGVAEVCMKIARDPSLARRFTATYHFVAIVTDGTAVLGLGDIGPLAGMPVMEGKAMLMETLVGLSGVPILLNTKDPDKIVETVAMIAPTFGAIQLEDISAPRCFEIEEKLQARLDIPVMHDDQRGTAVVTIAALMSACKYARMDLGKAVIGQIGLGAAGMSIAKMLMRLTGNPVLGADLSQAALDMLGREGGTPSSLGEIMANADIVIATTGAKGLIKPNMIRKGQIILALSNPNPEIEPDDALAAGAAFAADGKSVNNVMGFPGILRGAIDAYVPRITQEMYLAAAETIAALTPQGELMPNPLDKRVHRAVAQAVAKKAMEQGLARAPYVPYVEE; from the coding sequence CGCGCTTGTTCGATGTGATCGCGGCGGCGGGTGGCAACGTCGGACAAGTGCAACTCATCAAAGAGGATCACAATCGCGTCGTGCGCGATATAACGATCTTTGCGGACGACGAAGCGCAACTCGAACATGTGCTCGACGCGATGCGGACGAATCCGGGCACGCGCGTGCTCGAAGTGCGCGACGAGGTGCTCGAACTGCATCGCCAAGGCAAGATCGCGATTCGTAGTCGGTTCGCGATTGATTCGGTCGAGACCTTGCGTCGCGTTTACACGCCCGGCGTCGCCGAAGTGTGCATGAAGATCGCGCGCGATCCATCGCTCGCGCGACGATTTACCGCGACGTACCATTTCGTCGCGATTGTGACGGACGGTACGGCAGTGCTGGGTCTGGGCGACATCGGTCCGCTCGCGGGAATGCCGGTGATGGAAGGCAAGGCAATGTTGATGGAAACGCTCGTCGGTTTATCCGGCGTGCCGATCCTGCTCAACACCAAGGACCCGGACAAGATCGTGGAAACCGTCGCAATGATCGCGCCGACGTTCGGCGCGATTCAACTCGAAGATATTTCCGCGCCGCGCTGTTTTGAGATCGAAGAGAAACTCCAGGCGCGGCTCGACATCCCTGTGATGCACGACGATCAGCGCGGCACGGCAGTCGTGACAATTGCCGCGTTGATGTCCGCGTGCAAGTATGCGCGAATGGATTTGGGCAAGGCGGTGATCGGACAAATTGGGCTTGGCGCGGCGGGCATGTCCATCGCGAAAATGCTGATGCGGCTCACCGGCAACCCGGTGCTCGGTGCGGATTTGTCACAAGCCGCGTTGGACATGCTGGGTCGCGAGGGCGGCACGCCATCGTCGCTCGGAGAGATCATGGCGAACGCCGACATTGTCATCGCGACGACCGGCGCAAAAGGTCTGATCAAACCGAACATGATTCGCAAAGGACAAATCATTCTCGCGTTGTCGAACCCGAATCCAGAGATCGAGCCGGATGACGCGCTCGCCGCCGGCGCGGCATTCGCGGCGGACGGCAAGTCGGTGAATAACGTGATGGGGTTCCCAGGAATTTTGCGCGGCGCGATTGACGCATACGTGCCGCGCATCACGCAGGAGATGTACCTCGCGGCGGCGGAAACGATTGCCGCGCTGACGCCGCAAGGTGAGCTGATGCCGAATCCGCTCGACAAGCGCGTGCATCGCGCGGTCGCGCAAGCGGT